Proteins from one Pseudomonas grandcourensis genomic window:
- a CDS encoding EAL domain-containing protein: MTAARETFRSWFHRPWFLGLMSAVLSATLLMAGSLFVAIHQVEQNESEEMNAQGERFLARLEQLFGQLRESLDDLEAQPLRGCDAEMIATLQQVSFNYRFVYEAAYMDSSRICSNRPRQEGLSLSRSPDIKGPTYSYWLNTTTEPDENRAALMLGRGNFRVATSRGHLTDMVDLSPGSSLLVVLDHGARAIPVLGASQVWPPAEAWPPKNRDALQITQARLIYRMPTDNPEYQLVLISPRTGMHIPAVWWWLLPASLALGTCVGFLVFLLVRQRQSLDAELTGAIRRGELQVLYQPIFDLDSRNCVGAEALLRWRRPDGTLTSPDLFIPMAENTGQIRQMTDFVLQRLLEQLGQLLRANPQLYISVNLAACDVMVPRIGQVMARLLTLHRVAARQIAFEVTERGLVDVVVARENLQALRDVGHQVLIDDFGTGYCSLAYLQTLPVDCLKIDKAFIDALGHDAASSGVAPHIIHMAQSLHLKVIAEGIEHEAQAAFLCSEGVKFGQGWLFARALSAVQFTELITRGRRRGGRRLDDEA, from the coding sequence ATGACCGCTGCTCGAGAGACCTTCCGTAGTTGGTTCCATCGCCCCTGGTTCCTGGGGCTGATGTCTGCTGTCTTGAGCGCAACGTTATTGATGGCCGGCAGCCTGTTCGTCGCCATACACCAGGTTGAGCAAAACGAAAGCGAAGAAATGAATGCTCAGGGCGAACGCTTCCTCGCCCGCCTGGAACAGCTCTTCGGGCAACTGCGTGAAAGCCTTGACGACCTTGAAGCGCAACCTTTGCGCGGCTGCGATGCTGAAATGATCGCAACCTTGCAACAGGTTTCGTTCAATTATCGCTTCGTCTACGAAGCCGCCTACATGGACTCCTCGCGAATCTGCTCCAATCGTCCTCGCCAGGAAGGGTTATCGCTGAGCCGATCGCCAGACATCAAAGGCCCGACTTACAGCTATTGGCTCAACACCACTACCGAACCCGATGAAAACCGCGCCGCGCTGATGCTCGGACGCGGGAATTTCCGGGTTGCGACCTCTCGCGGGCATTTGACCGATATGGTCGACCTGTCACCGGGCAGCAGCCTGCTGGTGGTCCTCGACCATGGCGCGCGCGCGATTCCGGTGCTCGGCGCTTCTCAGGTCTGGCCGCCGGCCGAGGCCTGGCCACCGAAAAACCGTGATGCGCTGCAGATCACCCAGGCGCGCCTGATATACCGGATGCCCACCGACAACCCGGAATATCAATTGGTGTTGATCAGCCCACGCACCGGCATGCATATCCCGGCGGTCTGGTGGTGGTTGCTGCCGGCCAGCCTCGCGCTGGGCACCTGCGTTGGGTTCCTGGTGTTTCTGCTGGTACGTCAGCGGCAGTCGCTGGATGCTGAACTGACCGGCGCGATTCGCCGTGGCGAGTTGCAGGTGCTGTATCAACCGATCTTCGACCTCGATAGCCGCAACTGTGTCGGGGCTGAAGCACTGCTGCGCTGGCGCAGGCCGGACGGTACCCTGACCAGTCCCGACCTGTTCATTCCCATGGCGGAGAACACCGGGCAGATTCGCCAGATGACGGACTTCGTCTTGCAGCGCCTGCTCGAGCAACTCGGCCAGTTGCTGCGTGCCAACCCGCAGTTGTACATCTCGGTCAATCTCGCGGCGTGTGACGTGATGGTTCCGCGGATCGGCCAGGTGATGGCGCGGCTGCTGACCCTGCACCGCGTCGCTGCGCGGCAAATTGCCTTTGAGGTCACCGAGCGCGGGCTGGTCGATGTGGTGGTGGCCAGGGAAAACCTGCAAGCGCTGCGGGATGTCGGGCACCAGGTGTTGATTGATGACTTTGGCACCGGCTATTGCAGCCTCGCCTATTTGCAAACCCTGCCGGTCGATTGCCTGAAAATCGACAAGGCGTTCATTGATGCGTTGGGCCATGACGCCGCCAGCAGCGGCGTGGCCCCGCACATCATTCACATGGCCCAGTCGCTGCACCTGAAGGTGATTGCCGAGGGCATCGAACATGAGGCCCAGGCCGCGTTCCTGTGCAGTGAAGGCGTGAAGTTCGGCCAGGGCTGGCTGTTCGCCCGCGCGCTGAGCGCAGTGCAGTTCACTGAATTGATTACCCGGGGGCGGCGTCGGGGAGGCCGGCGCCTGGATGACGAGGCGTGA
- the algB gene encoding sigma-54-dependent response regulator transcription factor AlgB, with the protein MESATEHQGRILLVDDESAILRTFRYCLEDEGYSVATATSAAQAEALLQRQVFDLCFLDLRLGEDNGLDVLAQMRIQAPWMRVVIVTAHSAVDTAVDAIQAGAADYLVKPCSPDQLRLATAKQLEVRQLSARLEALEGEVRKPKDGLDSHSPAMKVVLETARQVATTDANILILGESGTGKGELSQAIHGWSKRAKKSCVTINCPSLTAELMESELFGHSRGAFTGASESTLGRVNQADGGTLFLDEIGDFPLTLQPKLLRFIQDKEYERVGDPVTRRADVRILAATNLNLEDMVREGRFREDLLYRLNVITLHLPPLRERREDILNLADRFLARFVKEYARPARAFSDEAREALLGYRWPGNIRELRNVIERASIICPQERVEISHLGMAETPVNNAPHIGAALSLEELEKAHIGAVLATADTLDQAAKTLGIDASTLYRKRKQYNL; encoded by the coding sequence ATGGAATCCGCCACTGAGCATCAAGGCCGCATTCTGCTGGTGGATGATGAATCCGCCATCCTGCGTACTTTCCGTTACTGCCTCGAAGATGAAGGCTACAGCGTGGCCACCGCCACCAGCGCCGCGCAGGCAGAAGCCCTGCTGCAGCGGCAGGTCTTCGACCTGTGCTTCCTTGATTTGCGCCTGGGTGAAGACAACGGCCTCGATGTGCTGGCCCAGATGCGCATCCAGGCACCCTGGATGCGGGTGGTGATCGTCACTGCCCACTCGGCCGTCGACACGGCGGTGGATGCGATTCAGGCCGGCGCCGCCGACTATCTGGTCAAACCGTGCAGCCCCGATCAATTGCGCCTGGCAACCGCCAAGCAACTGGAAGTGCGGCAACTGTCGGCGCGGCTGGAAGCCCTGGAAGGCGAGGTGCGCAAACCCAAGGATGGTCTGGACTCCCACAGCCCGGCCATGAAAGTGGTACTCGAAACCGCCCGCCAGGTTGCCACGACCGATGCCAATATCCTGATTCTGGGTGAGTCCGGTACCGGCAAGGGCGAACTGTCCCAAGCCATTCACGGCTGGAGCAAACGCGCGAAGAAATCCTGCGTCACGATCAACTGCCCGTCGCTGACCGCCGAGCTCATGGAAAGCGAACTCTTCGGCCACAGCCGCGGCGCCTTCACCGGCGCCAGCGAGAGCACCTTGGGCCGAGTCAACCAGGCTGACGGTGGAACGCTGTTTCTCGACGAAATCGGCGACTTTCCCCTGACATTGCAGCCGAAGTTGCTGCGTTTTATTCAGGACAAGGAATATGAGCGCGTCGGTGATCCGGTGACCCGTCGTGCCGATGTGCGCATCCTTGCGGCCACCAACCTCAACCTTGAGGACATGGTGCGCGAAGGTCGCTTCCGTGAAGACCTGCTCTATCGCCTGAATGTCATTACCTTGCACCTGCCACCGCTACGCGAACGGCGCGAAGATATTCTCAACCTGGCCGACCGTTTCCTGGCGCGCTTCGTCAAGGAGTACGCCCGTCCCGCGCGCGCCTTCAGCGACGAGGCAAGGGAAGCACTGCTGGGCTATCGCTGGCCGGGCAACATCCGCGAACTGCGCAATGTGATCGAGCGAGCGAGCATCATCTGTCCGCAGGAGCGGGTCGAGATCAGTCATCTGGGCATGGCCGAAACACCGGTCAACAATGCACCGCACATTGGCGCGGCACTGAGCCTGGAGGAGCTGGAAAAGGCCCACATCGGCGCGGTCCTCGCCACCGCCGACACCCTTGATCAAGCGGCGAAAACCCTGGGCATCGACGCCTCGACGCTGTACCGCAAACGCAAGCAGTACAACTTGTGA
- a CDS encoding DUF1328 domain-containing protein, which produces MLSWAITFLIIAIIAAVLGFGGIAGTATGIAKILFVVFLVMFIASFFFGRRGRG; this is translated from the coding sequence ATGTTGAGCTGGGCAATCACATTCCTGATCATCGCCATCATCGCCGCTGTACTGGGCTTCGGTGGTATCGCGGGCACCGCCACGGGTATCGCCAAGATTCTGTTTGTCGTGTTCCTGGTGATGTTCATTGCCTCTTTCTTCTTTGGCCGTCGCGGTCGAGGCTGA
- a CDS encoding N-acetylmuramoyl-L-alanine amidase, producing the protein MKYFALILSLIVLAGCASGPRFDTSHPSANYDSRVQFVVVHYTNASLERSLQLLTHGEVSSHYLIGDDKGATIYKLMDENARAWHAGESEWNGRTWLNSSSIGIEIVNPGFKDTPTGRVWYPYTEDQVQSLIVLLKDISKRHGIKPREIIGHSDIAPLRKLDPGPLFPWKRLAAEGLSIWPNEQSVARQQMLFAEQLPSISWFQSQLARLGYASPQTGELDVATRHVIAAFQMHFRPARFDGTPDAQTAALLLVLNQTK; encoded by the coding sequence ATGAAATATTTTGCTCTGATCCTATCGCTGATTGTGCTTGCCGGCTGTGCCAGCGGTCCCCGTTTCGACACCAGCCACCCTTCGGCCAATTACGACAGCCGCGTGCAATTTGTGGTGGTGCATTACACCAACGCCTCGCTGGAGCGTTCGTTGCAATTGCTGACCCACGGTGAAGTCAGCAGCCATTACCTGATCGGCGACGACAAGGGCGCCACCATCTACAAGCTGATGGATGAAAATGCGCGGGCCTGGCACGCCGGGGAGAGCGAGTGGAATGGCCGGACCTGGCTGAACTCCAGTTCCATCGGTATCGAAATCGTCAACCCGGGTTTCAAGGACACCCCGACCGGACGCGTGTGGTATCCCTACACTGAAGATCAGGTCCAGTCCTTGATCGTGTTGCTCAAGGACATCAGCAAGCGTCACGGCATAAAGCCTCGCGAGATCATTGGCCATAGCGATATTGCACCCTTGCGCAAGCTGGACCCGGGGCCGCTGTTTCCCTGGAAGCGTCTGGCCGCCGAAGGCCTGAGCATCTGGCCGAATGAACAGTCGGTGGCGCGCCAGCAAATGTTGTTCGCCGAGCAGTTGCCGAGCATCAGCTGGTTTCAGTCGCAGTTGGCCCGTCTGGGTTATGCATCGCCACAAACCGGCGAGCTCGATGTCGCGACACGGCATGTGATCGCGGCATTTCAGATGCATTTCCGTCCGGCACGCTTCGATGGCACTCCGGATGCGCAAACTGCCGCGCTACTTTTGGTGTTGAATCAGACAAAATAA
- a CDS encoding diguanylate cyclase — MSDEAQRWKEKYLKSIEQQEKLERRWDARLDLLRRGLVRSTLAAEGTDRAVDQCMKEMREVVRTDDMDAGLAALIPRLEKAVLDSEQRRETRVNQTSAALTALVTQLQTLPLPREVSRPLKSFAKQLEARVSQAREIPLLLSELSGLQGKALSQLETPTENGRPGLLQRLFGGREAEEMVTSAATSPALFSVAETPAATFEVPPAARVEDESAPTEPTVAAPAPAVVAFVPQAAEPQPASATATETESAEQPTPETITTPPESETNPDELIVQTSPDSLPLPSMPTQDLAAVDQTSSEHDILYALPDSPEPSYSSVASHIEDTLLGLLDDLTLPERHRPQAESMRDRLKNGLNWYELLPILDDFATLMLAITDSGQHEFEAYLQRLNERLESFQSNLQAATAGHADNRSAARQMDTQIREQVDGLQSSMQEAADLEDLKHVLENHLEGLLGTMDQHQKQRDEREQEVAARLHSLAERVAHMEQEAQGYREHLEEQRQKALVDPLTGLPNRAAWSERLDHEVTQWQHHGNTLLLAMLDLDHFKRINDNYGHLAGDKVLKIIAGVLRKRLRGTDFIARFGGEEFVLLMPSTVPAAGLKLLESLRASIEACPFHFKGEPVTITVSIGMTAFRPGEHSDQVLKRADQALYRAKNAGRNRVEPS, encoded by the coding sequence ATGAGCGACGAAGCACAGCGCTGGAAAGAGAAATACCTCAAAAGCATCGAACAACAGGAAAAGCTCGAACGTCGCTGGGACGCGCGGCTCGACTTGCTGCGTCGCGGGCTGGTGCGCAGCACCCTGGCGGCGGAAGGTACTGACCGCGCCGTTGATCAATGCATGAAGGAAATGCGCGAAGTCGTGCGCACCGACGACATGGACGCCGGCCTGGCCGCGCTGATTCCACGCCTGGAAAAAGCCGTGCTCGACTCGGAGCAGCGTCGGGAAACCCGGGTCAACCAGACCAGTGCCGCCCTGACCGCGCTGGTCACTCAACTGCAAACATTGCCACTGCCGCGGGAAGTGAGTCGGCCACTCAAGAGTTTCGCCAAGCAACTGGAGGCGCGGGTCAGTCAGGCACGTGAGATTCCCTTGCTGCTCAGCGAGCTGAGTGGCTTGCAGGGCAAGGCCCTGAGCCAACTGGAGACCCCGACGGAGAACGGCCGCCCGGGCTTGCTGCAGCGGTTGTTCGGTGGGCGTGAGGCGGAGGAGATGGTGACATCAGCGGCTACTTCTCCTGCCCTGTTCTCTGTAGCCGAGACCCCTGCGGCAACTTTCGAGGTACCCCCTGCTGCGCGAGTTGAAGACGAGTCTGCGCCGACCGAGCCAACCGTGGCTGCGCCTGCTCCGGCAGTCGTGGCTTTTGTCCCCCAGGCTGCGGAGCCACAACCGGCCAGTGCCACCGCGACAGAAACCGAATCGGCCGAGCAACCGACCCCGGAAACCATCACGACGCCTCCTGAGTCGGAAACAAACCCCGACGAGCTGATCGTGCAAACATCGCCCGATAGTTTGCCTTTACCTTCGATGCCGACACAGGACCTGGCCGCCGTCGATCAGACATCATCCGAACACGACATTCTCTACGCACTCCCGGACTCCCCCGAGCCCTCCTACAGCTCGGTGGCCAGCCACATCGAAGACACGCTGCTGGGGCTGCTCGACGATCTGACATTGCCCGAGCGTCATCGCCCGCAAGCCGAGTCCATGCGCGATCGTCTGAAAAACGGTCTGAACTGGTACGAACTGCTTCCGATCCTCGACGACTTTGCCACCTTGATGCTGGCGATTACCGACAGCGGCCAGCATGAGTTCGAAGCCTATCTGCAACGACTGAACGAGCGTCTCGAATCGTTCCAGAGCAACTTGCAGGCCGCCACCGCAGGACACGCCGACAACCGTTCGGCTGCGCGGCAGATGGACACGCAGATCCGCGAGCAGGTCGATGGCCTGCAAAGCAGCATGCAGGAAGCCGCGGACCTGGAAGATCTCAAGCACGTACTGGAAAACCATCTTGAAGGCTTGCTGGGCACCATGGACCAGCACCAGAAGCAGCGCGATGAACGCGAGCAAGAGGTCGCTGCGCGCCTGCACAGCCTGGCCGAGCGGGTTGCCCATATGGAACAGGAGGCCCAGGGTTACCGCGAGCACCTTGAAGAGCAACGGCAGAAGGCATTGGTCGACCCGTTGACCGGGCTGCCCAACCGCGCGGCCTGGAGCGAGCGCCTGGATCATGAGGTCACACAATGGCAGCACCATGGCAACACGCTGTTGCTGGCCATGCTCGACCTCGATCATTTCAAGCGCATCAACGATAACTACGGGCACCTGGCCGGTGACAAAGTGCTGAAAATCATCGCCGGCGTGTTGCGCAAGCGGCTGCGCGGGACGGATTTCATTGCCCGGTTTGGCGGCGAGGAGTTTGTGCTGTTAATGCCGTCCACGGTGCCGGCGGCGGGGCTGAAGTTGCTGGAAAGCTTGCGTGCCTCCATTGAGGCCTGTCCGTTCCACTTCAAGGGAGAACCGGTGACCATCACCGTGTCTATCGGGATGACGGCGTTCAGGCCAGGTGAACATAGCGATCAGGTGCTTAAAAGAGCCGACCAGGCGCTGTATCGCGCGAAAAATGCCGGCCGCAACCGGGTGGAACCGAGCTGA
- a CDS encoding KinB sensor domain-containing domain produces the protein MKLAMKLRTRLFLSISALITVALLGLLLGLVSVMQMAGSQEALIRSNFITLDLGLKLRQTLGDQLIIMLSEKPDSTAFAASKQHYFELLEEGIAQEPEETGNEHGFRKAKADYESFIQAYETSPDPSNVLSSNDNLTEKFNSLRNGLIAEHKRALDNISTTERQAREQALLIAGLLGLVGLAVLIIGFVTAQAIARRFGEPIEALAKAADNIGQGNFDVTLPISSAMELNQLTRRFGIMAQALREHQATNVDELLAGQQRLQAVLDSIDDGLLMIDRQGHLEHLNPVAQRQLGWESDRLGQGLGTALGRPELDEQLQVVLRGGTLERALEDLSVEVDGESRLLTYSLTPVSHTQGHILGAVMVLHDVTEQRAFERVRSEFVLRASHELRTPVTGMHMAFGLFLERAHFAPDSREADLLDTVNEEMQRLMQLINDLLNFSRYQNGLQKLTLAPCSIEALLEQARSRFASAAEEKEISLLVEVQGPLPRLQADQPQLERVLDNLLDNALRHTGSGGRIRLQARRHSERVIISVEDNGEGIAYGQQGRIFEPFVQVGRKKGGAGLGLALCKEIVQLHGGRIGVYSRPGQGTQFYMTLTV, from the coding sequence ATGAAACTGGCGATGAAGTTGCGAACCCGGCTTTTCCTGAGCATCTCCGCACTGATCACCGTCGCGTTGCTCGGGCTCTTGCTCGGGCTGGTCAGCGTGATGCAGATGGCCGGCAGCCAGGAAGCATTGATCCGCAGTAACTTCATCACCCTGGACCTGGGGCTCAAGCTGCGTCAGACCCTGGGTGATCAACTGATCATCATGCTCAGCGAGAAACCCGACTCCACCGCTTTCGCCGCCTCGAAGCAGCATTACTTCGAATTGCTGGAGGAAGGCATCGCCCAGGAGCCGGAGGAAACCGGAAACGAGCACGGTTTCAGAAAAGCCAAGGCCGACTACGAGAGCTTTATCCAGGCTTATGAAACCTCTCCGGACCCGTCGAATGTGCTCAGCAGCAACGACAACCTGACGGAAAAATTCAACTCGCTACGCAATGGCCTGATCGCCGAACACAAGCGCGCGCTGGACAACATCAGCACTACCGAGCGCCAGGCCCGGGAGCAGGCGCTGCTGATTGCCGGATTGCTTGGCCTGGTGGGGCTGGCGGTGCTGATCATCGGCTTCGTGACCGCGCAGGCCATCGCCCGGCGTTTCGGAGAGCCCATCGAGGCCTTGGCCAAGGCGGCGGACAATATCGGCCAGGGCAATTTCGATGTCACCCTGCCGATTTCTTCGGCGATGGAACTGAACCAGCTGACCCGGCGTTTCGGGATCATGGCCCAGGCACTGCGTGAACATCAGGCCACCAACGTCGATGAGCTGCTGGCCGGTCAGCAGCGTTTGCAGGCCGTGCTCGACAGCATCGACGACGGACTGCTGATGATCGATCGTCAGGGCCATCTGGAACACCTCAACCCTGTAGCCCAGCGTCAGTTGGGCTGGGAGTCCGATCGTCTGGGGCAGGGGCTGGGCACGGCGCTGGGGCGCCCCGAGCTTGATGAGCAGCTGCAAGTGGTACTGCGCGGCGGCACGCTGGAGCGGGCACTGGAAGACTTGAGTGTCGAAGTCGATGGCGAGTCGCGACTGCTGACCTACAGTCTGACCCCGGTCAGCCATACCCAGGGCCATATTCTGGGTGCCGTGATGGTGCTGCATGACGTCACGGAGCAACGAGCCTTCGAGCGGGTACGCAGCGAATTTGTATTGCGTGCCTCCCATGAACTGCGCACACCCGTCACCGGCATGCACATGGCCTTCGGATTGTTCCTTGAGCGCGCGCACTTTGCCCCGGACTCCCGGGAAGCCGACCTGCTCGATACCGTGAATGAAGAGATGCAGCGGCTGATGCAGTTGATCAACGACCTGCTTAATTTCTCCCGTTACCAGAACGGCTTGCAGAAGCTCACCCTGGCGCCGTGTTCCATCGAGGCGCTACTGGAACAGGCTCGGTCACGCTTTGCCTCGGCGGCCGAAGAGAAGGAAATCAGTCTGCTGGTGGAAGTGCAAGGACCTTTGCCGCGGTTGCAGGCCGACCAGCCACAACTGGAGCGGGTACTCGACAACTTGCTCGACAACGCCTTGCGCCACACCGGATCCGGCGGGCGGATACGCCTGCAAGCCCGGCGCCACAGCGAGCGGGTCATCATCAGTGTCGAGGACAATGGCGAAGGCATTGCCTACGGTCAGCAAGGGCGGATCTTCGAGCCGTTCGTGCAGGTTGGACGCAAGAAGGGCGGGGCCGGGCTCGGACTGGCCTTGTGCAAGGAAATCGTGCAGTTGCACGGCGGGCGGATAGGCGTCTATTCACGGCCGGGGCAGGGTACTCAGTTCTATATGACGCTGACCGTTTAG
- a CDS encoding endonuclease/exonuclease/phosphatase family protein produces MRRWGTERIVGLHDPRVNEHHLESTGLPADSRLRLLSFNIQVGISTERYRHYLTRGWQHLLPHTGRADNLQKIGNLLGDFDLVALQEADGGSLRSGYVNQVEHLAQLGAFPYWYQQLNRNLGRLAQHSNGVLSRLRPWAIEDHPLPGPKGRGAILVRFGEGPEALVVVMMHLALGARARSLQLAYIRELIGGYKHQVLMGDMNTHASDLLQHSPLRDLGLLAPQLEATFPSWRPQRCLDHILLSPSLTLEKVEVLAQPISDHLPVAVEIRLPGSLTADALPALSPAPRGTPE; encoded by the coding sequence ATGCGCCGATGGGGTACTGAACGCATCGTTGGCCTGCATGATCCGCGGGTCAACGAGCATCATCTGGAGTCCACGGGCCTGCCCGCAGACAGTCGTCTGCGCTTGCTCAGTTTCAATATCCAGGTCGGCATCAGTACCGAGCGGTATCGGCATTACCTGACCCGGGGCTGGCAGCACCTGCTGCCGCACACCGGGCGTGCCGACAACCTGCAGAAAATCGGCAATCTGCTGGGCGACTTCGATCTGGTCGCCTTGCAAGAGGCCGATGGCGGGAGCCTGCGATCAGGCTACGTCAATCAGGTCGAACACCTGGCCCAGCTCGGCGCCTTTCCCTACTGGTATCAACAACTCAATCGCAATCTCGGTCGCCTGGCCCAGCACAGCAATGGCGTGCTCAGCCGGTTGCGCCCGTGGGCAATTGAGGATCATCCGCTGCCGGGGCCAAAGGGGCGCGGAGCCATTCTGGTGCGGTTCGGCGAAGGCCCGGAAGCGCTGGTGGTGGTCATGATGCACCTGGCGTTGGGCGCTCGGGCGCGCAGCCTGCAACTGGCCTACATTCGCGAGTTGATTGGCGGCTACAAGCATCAGGTACTGATGGGCGACATGAACACCCATGCCAGTGACCTGCTGCAACATTCCCCGTTGCGCGATCTCGGCCTGCTGGCGCCGCAACTGGAAGCGACGTTTCCCAGCTGGCGCCCACAGCGCTGCCTGGACCATATCCTGCTGAGCCCGAGCCTGACCCTGGAAAAGGTCGAGGTGCTGGCACAGCCCATTTCCGATCACCTGCCGGTCGCGGTAGAGATTCGTTTGCCGGGTTCGCTCACGGCCGATGCATTGCCCGCGTTGAGTCCTGCCCCTCGCGGAACCCCTGAATGA
- the gltP gene encoding glutamate/aspartate:proton symporter GltP, whose product MKKAKLSLAWQILIGLVLGIAIGALLNHFSAEKAWWISNVLQPAGDIFIRLIKMIVIPIVISSLIVGIAGVGDAKKLGRIGFKTIIYFEIVTTIAIVVGLLLANLFHPGAGIDMSTLGTVDISKYQATAAEVQHEHAFIETILNLIPSNIFAAMVRGEMLPIIFFSVLFGLGLSSLQADLREPLVKMFQGVSESMFKVTHMIMNYAPIGVFALIAVTVANFGFASLIPLAKLVILVYVAIAFFAFVILGLIARLFGFSVIKLMRIFKDELVLAYSTASSETVLPRVIEKMEAYGAPKAICSFVVPTGYSFNLDGSTLYQSIAAIFIAQLYGIDLSISQQLLLVLTLMVTSKGIAGVPGVSFVVLLATLGSVGIPLEGLAFIAGVDRVMDMARTALNVIGNALAVLVIARWEGMYDDAKGQRYWNSLPHWRSKEKLPAGEISKS is encoded by the coding sequence ATGAAGAAGGCAAAGCTTAGCCTCGCCTGGCAGATCCTCATCGGTCTGGTATTGGGGATTGCAATCGGTGCGCTGCTCAACCATTTCAGTGCCGAAAAAGCCTGGTGGATCAGCAACGTCCTGCAACCGGCAGGCGATATCTTTATCCGTCTGATCAAGATGATCGTGATCCCGATCGTCATTTCCTCCCTGATCGTCGGCATTGCCGGCGTCGGTGACGCCAAGAAGCTGGGGCGCATCGGCTTCAAGACCATCATCTACTTCGAGATCGTCACCACCATCGCCATCGTGGTCGGCCTGCTGCTGGCCAACCTGTTCCATCCGGGTGCCGGCATCGACATGAGCACCCTGGGCACTGTGGACATTTCCAAGTACCAGGCCACGGCGGCCGAGGTTCAGCATGAACACGCGTTCATCGAAACCATCCTCAACCTGATCCCGTCGAACATCTTCGCGGCCATGGTTCGCGGCGAAATGCTGCCGATCATCTTCTTCTCCGTATTGTTCGGTCTCGGTTTGTCGAGCCTGCAGGCGGACCTGCGCGAGCCGCTGGTGAAGATGTTCCAGGGCGTATCGGAAAGCATGTTCAAGGTCACTCACATGATCATGAACTACGCTCCGATCGGCGTGTTTGCACTGATCGCGGTGACCGTTGCCAACTTCGGCTTCGCGTCGCTGATCCCGCTGGCCAAACTGGTGATCCTGGTTTACGTCGCCATCGCCTTCTTCGCTTTCGTGATCCTGGGCCTGATCGCTCGTCTGTTCGGTTTCTCGGTGATCAAACTGATGCGCATCTTCAAGGATGAGCTGGTACTGGCCTACTCCACCGCCAGTTCCGAAACCGTGCTGCCGCGCGTGATCGAGAAGATGGAAGCCTACGGCGCGCCGAAGGCCATTTGCAGCTTTGTGGTGCCGACCGGCTACTCGTTCAACCTCGACGGTTCGACCCTGTACCAAAGCATCGCGGCAATCTTCATTGCCCAGTTGTATGGCATCGACCTGTCGATCAGCCAGCAACTGCTGCTGGTACTGACCTTGATGGTCACCTCCAAAGGCATCGCCGGCGTACCGGGCGTGTCCTTTGTGGTACTGCTGGCCACCTTGGGCAGCGTCGGTATTCCTCTGGAAGGCCTGGCGTTCATCGCCGGTGTCGACCGTGTCATGGACATGGCCCGTACCGCACTGAACGTGATCGGCAACGCCCTGGCGGTTCTGGTTATCGCTCGTTGGGAAGGCATGTACGACGACGCCAAAGGCCAGCGCTACTGGAACTCCCTGCCGCACTGGCGCAGCAAGGAAAAACTGCCAGCGGGTGAAATTTCCAAGAGCTGA